The proteins below are encoded in one region of Maribacter aestuarii:
- the asnB gene encoding asparagine synthase (glutamine-hydrolyzing): MCGINGFITNRSSTKETLTSHIYEMNNLIYHRGPDDNGIFTDQHNGLAMGMQRLAIIDLNSGKQPIISDDGKIIIVFNGEIYNYLELKRSLENSGVVFKTQSDTEVILRLYEKEGANSFKKLDGMFAFSIYDKIKNKVFIARDFFGEKPLYYCESGNQFIWGSELKSVINRIGYKPDISTIGLNLYFRLTYTPCPYTIYKDVYKLEPNSYISYDLVDKTFKISQIEEESIPRKKNDVSFKEAKENVRNLVYDSVLSRSVSDVPIGTFLSGGVDSSVVSLCLSQAKSKPIDTFSIGFEKKSFDETDKSRVVANLIGSNHHEFIIGEKDLHENVHEILQNFDEPFADSSSLPTYLVSNKTRKYVKVALTGDGGDEVFGGYNKYYVGKMNHNYSRIIPKPLHNTLKRISSPLLKVSNDNRGLRYKINRLLTSIDYDGNYYWDIISLGFSNNSLDRYLLKEHWQEDIFEWYKEKTKIYKPNSLTDFRIIDKNISLEGDMLVKVDRTSMLNSLECRAPFLNKKIWNYTNSIPEKYLLKGWNKKYILKKSFENQFPKDFLEKSKSGFGVPVGDWLRSSLKLELISYVEHERIQKQGIFNSNNIKKLINNHLTGKEDNTFKVWTFYCFQKWYYNTYED, from the coding sequence ATGTGCGGAATAAACGGATTTATAACAAATAGGAGTTCAACGAAAGAGACTTTGACTTCTCATATTTATGAGATGAACAATCTCATTTATCATAGAGGCCCAGATGATAACGGGATATTTACAGATCAACATAATGGTCTTGCAATGGGAATGCAAAGACTTGCTATCATTGACCTGAATTCAGGGAAGCAACCTATTATCTCAGATGACGGTAAGATAATTATAGTTTTTAATGGAGAAATATATAATTACTTGGAACTAAAAAGAAGTCTTGAGAATAGTGGAGTTGTTTTTAAGACACAAAGTGATACTGAAGTTATCCTAAGACTTTATGAAAAAGAGGGTGCCAATTCATTTAAGAAACTGGATGGAATGTTTGCTTTCAGTATTTATGATAAAATAAAGAACAAAGTCTTTATTGCTAGAGATTTTTTCGGTGAAAAGCCTTTATATTATTGTGAATCCGGAAATCAATTTATATGGGGGTCAGAATTAAAATCCGTCATAAATAGAATTGGTTATAAGCCTGATATTTCTACTATTGGCTTAAATTTATATTTTAGGCTTACCTACACCCCCTGTCCTTATACTATTTATAAGGATGTTTATAAGTTAGAGCCTAATTCATACATTTCTTACGATTTAGTCGACAAAACTTTTAAAATTTCCCAGATTGAGGAAGAGTCAATTCCCAGGAAGAAAAATGATGTCTCTTTTAAGGAGGCTAAAGAGAATGTGAGAAATTTAGTTTATGATAGTGTTCTTAGTCGATCTGTTTCGGATGTCCCAATTGGGACCTTTCTTTCAGGAGGAGTAGATTCTTCAGTGGTCTCGCTATGTTTATCGCAAGCCAAATCCAAACCTATAGATACATTTTCAATAGGATTCGAGAAAAAGTCTTTTGATGAAACGGACAAGTCTCGTGTGGTTGCCAATTTAATAGGAAGTAATCACCATGAATTTATTATTGGTGAAAAAGATCTTCATGAAAATGTTCATGAAATACTTCAAAATTTTGATGAACCTTTTGCCGATTCTTCTAGCTTACCAACCTATTTAGTTTCAAATAAGACAAGAAAGTACGTTAAAGTAGCTTTAACGGGCGATGGAGGAGATGAAGTCTTTGGAGGATATAATAAGTATTATGTTGGTAAAATGAACCACAATTATTCTAGAATTATACCAAAGCCTCTACACAATACATTGAAACGCATCTCATCACCTCTTCTTAAAGTTTCTAATGATAATAGGGGGTTAAGGTATAAGATAAATCGTCTTTTGACGTCTATTGATTATGATGGCAACTATTATTGGGATATAATTTCATTGGGATTTTCGAACAATTCTTTAGATCGTTATCTATTGAAAGAGCATTGGCAAGAAGATATTTTTGAATGGTACAAGGAAAAAACCAAAATATACAAACCAAATAGCCTGACTGATTTTAGGATTATTGATAAGAATATAAGTCTTGAAGGAGACATGTTGGTTAAAGTGGATAGAACCAGCATGCTTAATTCACTTGAGTGTAGAGCCCCTTTTTTAAATAAAAAAATATGGAATTACACAAACTCAATTCCTGAGAAATATTTACTTAAAGGCTGGAACAAGAAATATATTCTTAAAAAGTCTTTTGAAAACCAGTTCCCGAAGGATTTTTTGGAAAAGAGTAAAAGTGGTTTTGGTGTTCCTGTTGGCGACTGGCTTAGGTCTTCTTTAAAACTAGAACTAATAAGTTATGTTGAGCATGAGAGAATTCAGAAGCAAGGGATATTTAATTCAAATAACATTAAAAAATTAATTAACAATCACCTTACGGGCAAAGAGGATAATACTTTTAAAGTATGGACTTTTTATTGCTTCCAAAAATGGTATTACAATACTTATGAAGACTAA
- a CDS encoding glycosyltransferase, with protein MSKHFEVLGISSSDGDKLALVGIEEGVRVIPVEMTRKITPFKDLKAAYKLYTIFKREKPFIVHTHTPKAGTLGMLAAYLARVPHRLHTIAGLPLVETKGFKRFVLDFVENITYRCATKIYPNSFGLLDIILENRYTEDSKLKVIGNGSSNGIDLNYFNPELFNQKEIISFKKIRF; from the coding sequence ATGTCCAAACATTTTGAAGTCTTAGGCATATCATCTTCTGATGGGGACAAGTTAGCGTTGGTGGGAATAGAGGAGGGAGTAAGGGTTATCCCCGTAGAAATGACAAGAAAAATCACTCCTTTTAAAGATTTAAAAGCAGCTTATAAGCTTTATACAATTTTTAAAAGAGAAAAACCATTTATAGTACATACTCATACTCCAAAAGCTGGTACTTTAGGAATGTTGGCTGCCTACTTAGCTAGGGTACCTCATAGATTGCATACTATTGCAGGCTTACCTTTGGTTGAAACTAAAGGATTTAAAAGATTTGTTTTGGATTTTGTTGAAAATATAACCTATCGTTGTGCTACCAAAATATATCCCAATTCTTTCGGGCTCTTAGATATTATTTTGGAGAATAGATATACCGAGGATAGTAAACTTAAAGTTATTGGTAATGGTAGCTCAAATGGTATAGATTTAAACTATTTTAATCCAGAATTGTTTAATCAAAAAGAAATAATAAGTTTTAAAAAAATTAGGTTTTAA
- a CDS encoding CoF synthetase has protein sequence MRILEQIRRLLFWSLDNFKDNSIKSHLEDISFILENFTSEKSKQRRDSILYNYLKHAVDSTPWYFKFKGFKDISDFPVISKIDIREAYEDMLSLSYRDKPFTEIATSGTTGIPFRVRQDKIKKNRNLADTLYFGKKGGYVLGDRLYYVRKWVPETSRTAFGNFLINMVEVNVTDFSKSYLDKLISRMELDVSNKALIGYSSAFTDICRHLESENRTPLERNFKSIIAVAEALSPNTKKSMETFFGCPVVTRYSNSENGIFAQQSNETGDDYHINWASYYVEILQLDNDNPVSEGQMGRIVITDLFNYCMPMIRYDTGDLGVMEKRDKDCAPLLTKIEGRRMDVLYSTKGEPLSPYVAFEMEYFTELKQFQLIQESEKEYTAKLNLDGVFMNEEGLIKRLKKYLGKDAVIKFEYVKAFPQLASGKRRLTVNNYKKVV, from the coding sequence ATGAGAATACTTGAACAAATTAGAAGATTACTTTTTTGGTCTTTGGACAATTTTAAAGATAATAGTATTAAGAGTCATTTGGAAGATATCTCATTTATTTTGGAAAATTTTACTTCAGAAAAGTCAAAACAAAGGAGAGATAGTATTTTATATAATTATTTAAAACATGCAGTAGATAGTACGCCTTGGTATTTCAAATTTAAGGGTTTTAAAGATATTTCAGATTTTCCGGTAATTTCGAAAATCGATATTCGAGAAGCCTACGAGGACATGTTATCATTATCTTACAGAGATAAACCATTTACTGAAATAGCAACAAGCGGTACAACTGGGATTCCTTTTCGAGTAAGGCAAGATAAAATTAAGAAAAACCGCAATTTAGCTGACACTCTTTACTTTGGTAAAAAAGGAGGTTATGTATTAGGGGATAGGCTCTATTATGTAAGAAAATGGGTGCCAGAAACAAGTAGGACAGCTTTTGGAAATTTTCTTATTAATATGGTAGAAGTAAATGTCACTGATTTTTCCAAATCGTATTTAGATAAGTTGATATCGAGAATGGAGCTGGATGTTTCTAATAAAGCGCTTATAGGTTATTCTTCAGCATTTACGGATATCTGTAGACATTTAGAATCTGAGAATAGGACTCCTCTTGAAAGAAATTTCAAATCTATTATAGCTGTTGCTGAAGCACTTAGCCCAAACACAAAAAAGTCTATGGAAACTTTTTTTGGTTGTCCTGTAGTAACAAGGTATTCAAATTCTGAAAATGGAATATTCGCTCAACAGAGCAATGAAACCGGGGATGATTATCATATCAATTGGGCCAGCTATTACGTTGAAATATTACAATTGGACAATGATAATCCCGTATCTGAAGGGCAAATGGGCAGAATTGTAATTACTGATTTATTTAATTATTGTATGCCAATGATTAGATATGATACGGGAGATTTAGGAGTGATGGAGAAGAGAGATAAGGATTGTGCGCCTTTGTTGACTAAAATTGAAGGTCGCCGTATGGATGTTCTTTATAGTACTAAAGGCGAACCGCTTTCTCCATACGTTGCCTTTGAAATGGAATACTTTACAGAATTGAAGCAATTTCAACTCATTCAGGAATCAGAAAAAGAATATACTGCTAAATTAAATTTGGACGGAGTTTTTATGAACGAAGAAGGATTAATTAAAAGGCTCAAAAAATATCTTGGTAAAGATGCAGTCATTAAATTTGAATATGTGAAAGCCTTTCCTCAGCTTGCTTCAGGAAAAAGAAGGTTAACCGTAAATAATTATAAAAAAGTAGTCTAG
- a CDS encoding sugar transferase: MPRIYPIVKRSLDFFTALLVLVVFSPIILLIFVMLLFANEGKPFFQQQRPGRHKKVFTINKFKTMNDKKDASGKLLPDGKRLTPIGIIIRKTSLDELPQLFNVLKGDMSFVGPRPLLVRYLPFYTKEEELRHTVRPGISGLAQVSGRNTVKWDDRLKLDIEYVENLSFWLDMKILLLTVLRVIQSKDVSVDPTVLMPALDVERSIKMESK, encoded by the coding sequence ATGCCCCGTATCTATCCAATTGTAAAACGTAGTCTTGATTTTTTTACTGCTCTATTAGTATTAGTAGTTTTTTCACCTATTATTTTACTGATTTTTGTAATGCTCCTTTTTGCTAATGAGGGGAAACCTTTTTTTCAACAGCAACGGCCTGGTCGCCATAAGAAAGTATTTACCATAAATAAGTTCAAGACCATGAACGATAAAAAAGATGCTTCGGGAAAGCTTTTGCCAGATGGTAAACGTCTAACACCAATCGGCATTATTATTAGAAAAACATCCTTAGATGAGTTGCCTCAACTTTTCAATGTACTTAAAGGAGATATGAGTTTTGTTGGCCCAAGGCCACTGTTGGTACGCTATCTACCTTTCTATACCAAGGAGGAAGAGCTAAGGCATACGGTAAGGCCGGGTATATCGGGTCTTGCTCAGGTTTCTGGAAGAAATACGGTTAAATGGGACGATAGACTTAAATTGGACATAGAATATGTTGAGAACCTATCTTTTTGGTTGGATATGAAAATTCTTCTGCTCACCGTTTTACGTGTCATACAGTCAAAGGATGTTTCTGTGGATCCCACGGTTTTGATGCCCGCCTTGGACGTGGAACGTAGCATTAAAATGGAAAGCAAATAG
- a CDS encoding DUF4870 domain-containing protein: protein MEIVNQNIALREDRKLIVIAHLSQYLDFITGFGGLIVPLVLWLTTKDSVIGMDEHGKAIVNFQLSLILYIIIGIPAILLFGLGILLLIFTGMLSLLIPIVNAVKASNGESPSYFGTIKFIA, encoded by the coding sequence ATGGAAATTGTAAATCAAAACATCGCATTAAGGGAGGATAGAAAATTAATCGTAATTGCCCATCTCTCCCAATACTTGGATTTTATTACTGGATTTGGAGGCCTCATAGTGCCGCTAGTGCTATGGCTTACTACGAAAGATTCCGTTATTGGAATGGATGAACATGGGAAGGCTATCGTTAATTTTCAACTCAGCCTGATACTTTACATTATTATAGGTATACCTGCAATTTTACTCTTTGGTCTTGGCATTTTACTCTTAATTTTTACTGGAATGCTATCCCTACTTATACCCATTGTAAATGCAGTTAAAGCTAGCAACGGAGAATCTCCCAGCTATTTTGGGACCATTAAATTTATCGCATAG
- a CDS encoding SAM hydrolase/SAM-dependent halogenase family protein, translating to MAIITLTTDFGLKDHFVAVLKGSIYTELPDAKIVDISHDISPFNIQECAYILENSYHSFPKGTIHIVGVDSEATSENKHIAVLVNGHYFISANTGVVGLITSKMKPDKVVEISIPNPLYGSFPVMSVFIQVACHIARGGTLEVVGKPFGDLKELREFSPRIAEDGKKIIGSVIYIDNYGNVVTNIEKLLFDAYRNGREFELHARNYKIKTIHKAYSDIIDFTLDKNQRKGDGDLLALFNSSNYIELAIYKSNLNTVGGASTLLGLGYRDTIIIDFL from the coding sequence ATGGCAATAATAACATTAACTACAGATTTTGGGCTCAAAGATCACTTCGTTGCGGTTCTCAAAGGTTCCATTTATACAGAATTACCCGATGCTAAAATTGTTGATATTTCCCATGACATATCCCCCTTTAACATTCAAGAGTGCGCTTATATCCTAGAAAATAGTTATCACAGTTTTCCCAAGGGAACCATACATATCGTAGGGGTGGATTCCGAAGCTACCAGCGAGAACAAACATATTGCCGTTCTAGTCAACGGACACTATTTTATTAGTGCAAATACCGGTGTTGTTGGGCTTATCACCTCCAAAATGAAACCGGATAAAGTGGTGGAAATCAGTATTCCAAATCCCTTATACGGATCATTTCCCGTCATGAGCGTGTTCATTCAAGTTGCCTGCCATATTGCTAGGGGTGGAACCCTGGAGGTCGTAGGCAAACCTTTTGGAGATCTTAAAGAGTTGAGGGAATTTTCACCTAGAATTGCCGAAGACGGTAAAAAGATTATTGGAAGTGTTATCTATATTGATAACTATGGCAATGTAGTCACCAACATTGAAAAGCTCCTCTTCGATGCCTATAGAAATGGAAGGGAATTTGAGCTCCACGCTAGAAACTATAAAATTAAGACTATTCATAAAGCGTACAGTGATATTATCGATTTTACTTTGGATAAAAATCAAAGAAAAGGTGATGGTGACCTGCTGGCACTTTTTAATTCCTCCAATTACATTGAATTGGCCATTTATAAAAGTAACTTGAATACCGTTGGTGGAGCTTCTACCCTACTTGGTCTTGGGTATAGGGATACTATTATCATCGATTTTCTTTAG
- a CDS encoding PhoH family protein, whose translation MNELVLELTEISPREFFGQQNEHIDLLKKYFPKLKIVARGNKIKAYGDEDLLEEFDKRFDMLTAHFVKYNKLDENAIERVLSSNGSTDYQSSENSGETLVHGVSGRLIKAQTVNQRRLVDAAKKNDMVFAIGPAGTGKTYTGVALAVKALKEKQVRKIILTRPAVEAGENLGFLPGDLKEKLDPYMQPLYDALRDMIPAEKLTHFIENRTIEIAPMAFMRGRTLDNAFVILDEAQNTTHAQMKMFLTRMGRNAKFLITGDPGQIDLPRRTISGLKEVLLILKDVEGIDMIYLDDKDVIRHKLVKKVIDAYKNIEHQN comes from the coding sequence TTGAACGAACTGGTTTTAGAACTTACCGAAATTAGTCCAAGAGAGTTTTTTGGACAACAGAACGAACACATTGATCTTCTAAAGAAATATTTTCCAAAACTAAAAATTGTAGCAAGAGGAAATAAAATAAAGGCTTACGGGGACGAAGACCTTCTTGAGGAATTTGATAAACGGTTTGATATGCTTACGGCACATTTTGTTAAGTACAACAAACTTGACGAAAATGCTATTGAGCGCGTACTTTCGAGTAATGGTAGTACCGATTATCAATCCTCCGAGAACAGTGGGGAAACTCTGGTTCACGGGGTAAGCGGTCGCCTTATAAAGGCGCAGACGGTAAATCAGCGACGATTGGTGGATGCCGCTAAAAAGAACGATATGGTTTTTGCCATTGGCCCAGCGGGAACAGGTAAAACTTATACGGGTGTCGCCTTAGCGGTGAAGGCGTTAAAGGAAAAACAGGTACGGAAAATTATTCTTACCAGACCCGCCGTAGAAGCAGGAGAAAACTTGGGATTTCTTCCAGGAGATTTGAAAGAAAAATTAGATCCCTACATGCAACCTTTATACGATGCCTTGCGTGATATGATTCCGGCAGAAAAATTGACGCATTTCATTGAGAACAGAACCATAGAGATTGCCCCCATGGCATTCATGCGAGGAAGAACTTTGGACAACGCATTTGTTATCCTCGACGAGGCCCAGAATACGACGCATGCGCAGATGAAGATGTTTCTTACGAGGATGGGTAGGAATGCAAAGTTCCTAATTACCGGAGATCCTGGTCAAATAGATCTGCCACGAAGAACCATTTCCGGCCTGAAAGAAGTACTACTCATACTTAAAGACGTAGAAGGAATAGATATGATATATCTTGATGATAAGGATGTTATTCGTCATAAACTAGTTAAAAAGGTGATTGATGCATATAAAAACATTGAGCATCAAAACTAA
- a CDS encoding phosphoribosylaminoimidazolesuccinocarboxamide synthase produces the protein MSNTIIDTNFNFPGQKNVYKGKVREVYTLENNILVMVATDRLSAFDVVMPKGIPYKGQILNQIATQMMEATKDIVPNWLIATPDPNVAVGYACEPFKVEMVIRGYLSGHAAREYKAGKRLICGVYMQDGMKENDKFPEPIITPATKAEKGDHDEDISKAEILKRGIVSKEDYEFLENYTKDLFKRGTELADERGLILVDTKYEFGKTKEGKIVLIDEIHTPDSSRYFYKEGYQERQDRGEAQKQLSKEFVRQWLIANNFQGLEGQTVPHMTDDYINSVSERYIELYEKITGEKFLKADISNIQERIAKNVLEYLKKVS, from the coding sequence ATGTCCAATACCATTATCGATACCAACTTCAATTTTCCAGGTCAAAAGAACGTCTACAAGGGAAAAGTTAGGGAAGTATATACGCTGGAAAATAATATTTTGGTCATGGTGGCTACTGATAGACTATCTGCCTTTGACGTGGTAATGCCCAAAGGAATACCCTATAAAGGGCAGATTCTGAACCAGATTGCCACACAAATGATGGAAGCTACCAAGGATATTGTTCCTAACTGGCTTATAGCGACTCCAGACCCAAACGTGGCTGTGGGTTACGCATGCGAACCCTTTAAAGTTGAGATGGTGATACGCGGCTATCTTTCCGGACACGCGGCAAGGGAGTACAAAGCGGGAAAGCGTCTAATTTGTGGTGTTTATATGCAGGATGGGATGAAAGAGAATGACAAATTTCCAGAACCCATCATTACCCCTGCAACCAAGGCCGAAAAAGGTGATCATGACGAGGATATTTCTAAAGCGGAAATTTTAAAAAGGGGAATCGTGTCCAAAGAGGATTACGAGTTTCTGGAAAATTACACAAAAGATTTGTTTAAAAGAGGAACTGAACTTGCAGATGAAAGGGGATTGATTTTAGTGGATACGAAATATGAATTCGGAAAAACTAAAGAGGGGAAAATTGTATTGATTGACGAGATACATACACCAGACTCTTCCCGATATTTCTACAAGGAGGGATATCAAGAGCGGCAGGATAGGGGAGAAGCCCAAAAACAACTTTCAAAAGAATTCGTTAGACAATGGTTAATCGCCAATAATTTTCAGGGACTAGAAGGTCAAACTGTACCCCATATGACCGACGATTATATTAACTCGGTTTCTGAAAGGTATATTGAACTTTATGAAAAAATAACTGGAGAAAAGTTCTTGAAAGCGGATATTTCCAATATTCAGGAGCGAATAGCCAAAAATGTGCTGGAGTATTTAAAGAAAGTCTCTTAG
- a CDS encoding L-serine ammonia-lyase encodes MECISIFDMLKIGVGPSSSHTLGPWRAAEKWIKELKSLGVFEQVKEVNAHIYGSLALTGKGHATDYAIILGLSGADPEYVPIEDIHASVSSVKEGRTLKLGAEMTIPFDPQTNIIFHRKFLPFHANGIKFEALLNTGQKKSKTYYSIGGGFVVTEERKNARKKVAAFNSFPYPLQKGTELLEFCKTENKSISEIVLENERSLRTDSEIDKELHRIWDTMLECMYTGCHTEGKLPGGLNVKRRAFEMHKNLNGGLPYSNPEEWLMTIRQTEVKFRQILQWVSCFALSVNEVNASLGRVVTAPTNGSAGVIPAVLMYYMVIENHAGNFDHIKQFLLVAGEIGSIFKKGATISAAMGGCQAEIGVSSAMAAGALTELLGGSPEQVLMAAEIAMEHHLGLTCDPIGGLVQIPCIERNSMGAIKAINAAELALGSDPLEAKVPLDKVVQTMWETAKDMSSKYKETSEGGLAVGVFLSDC; translated from the coding sequence ATTGAATGTATCAGCATATTTGATATGCTTAAAATAGGGGTTGGTCCATCAAGTTCTCATACTTTGGGTCCATGGCGCGCTGCCGAAAAATGGATAAAGGAGCTTAAATCCTTGGGTGTTTTTGAACAGGTAAAAGAGGTCAACGCACACATTTATGGATCTTTGGCATTAACCGGTAAGGGCCATGCCACTGATTACGCAATCATACTTGGACTATCAGGTGCCGATCCAGAATATGTACCTATAGAAGATATTCATGCTTCGGTATCATCGGTTAAAGAAGGGCGAACGCTCAAATTGGGAGCTGAGATGACTATTCCATTTGACCCCCAAACGAATATAATCTTTCATAGAAAATTCCTTCCTTTTCACGCTAATGGAATCAAATTTGAAGCTTTACTTAACACCGGACAAAAGAAGTCTAAAACTTATTATTCTATTGGAGGTGGATTTGTGGTTACTGAAGAACGTAAAAATGCCCGTAAAAAAGTCGCCGCTTTTAATTCCTTTCCATACCCTCTTCAAAAGGGTACTGAATTGTTGGAATTTTGTAAGACAGAAAATAAGAGCATCTCTGAAATTGTTCTGGAAAATGAGCGTTCCCTTAGGACGGATTCTGAAATAGACAAAGAACTACACCGCATTTGGGACACCATGTTGGAATGTATGTATACGGGTTGCCATACCGAGGGTAAGCTACCTGGTGGCCTTAATGTGAAGCGCAGGGCGTTTGAAATGCATAAAAATTTAAATGGAGGTTTGCCGTACTCCAATCCGGAGGAATGGCTAATGACCATCCGACAGACGGAAGTGAAATTCCGTCAAATCCTACAATGGGTAAGTTGCTTTGCACTTAGTGTAAACGAGGTTAACGCTTCCTTGGGAAGGGTCGTTACGGCACCTACAAACGGAAGTGCAGGAGTAATCCCTGCCGTACTTATGTATTATATGGTGATTGAGAACCATGCCGGAAATTTTGACCATATCAAGCAATTTCTATTGGTTGCCGGTGAGATTGGCAGTATATTCAAAAAAGGGGCGACAATATCCGCAGCAATGGGTGGTTGCCAAGCTGAAATAGGCGTTTCATCAGCAATGGCGGCGGGTGCATTGACCGAGCTTTTGGGAGGATCTCCGGAACAAGTATTGATGGCAGCTGAGATAGCCATGGAACATCATCTGGGACTTACGTGCGATCCTATTGGTGGGTTGGTTCAAATTCCATGTATAGAACGTAACTCCATGGGAGCTATAAAAGCAATTAATGCCGCCGAACTTGCGCTGGGCTCTGACCCTTTGGAAGCTAAGGTCCCATTAGACAAAGTAGTACAGACGATGTGGGAAACAGCTAAAGATATGAGTTCAAAGTACAAGGAAACTTCTGAGGGTGGTCTAGCTGTAGGCGTATTTTTGAGTGATTGCTAA